The DNA segment attgtgtataaaaatatttggtagAATAAATTTGTTgttgtgaataaaataataaagaatattCCGAGAGTATTTTTTTTAGTGTAGAGTTTACAATAAATGAGTTGGAGATGAGTTTTGTATTTGGTGTAAGAATTACACTATCTTGAAGTTAGTGTTACACCAAGATAATCTAATGAGTTGGAGATGGCCTTAATTAATATTCCAGGATTTATTTTTTGACGTACTGTAGTAAAGTTCAAACTCAGAAGACCCTAGGCTATGTTTGGTTCGAATGATGAGATTATTGAATGATTACTAaataaatgattaaaaaaaagataGATAATGATATGTAATGTGTGGTGATAAATCTAGATATGTTTGGTTTGATATTTATGAAAAGGTTTAAGAAATGAGATTTTAATATTATGACCAAAATATcccttatatatttttttaaaaaaagtaataaataaattttaaaaaagggACAAAGGATATTTCTGGAATTACAGGCCATGACTAACAAATTGATTGTTAATATTGGGGTGGGACGTGAGTTACCTTCTCCCACTCTATCTAACTTTATCCTTTACATAATTGATTGAACTGGTTTATTATAAACTATACCAAACAAAGGTTTGGCCTAAAAAACAACCCATAAACCCACTCAATAACTAGTAATTGCTAGAAACAAGCTCGGGTCACATTCATTCTTGCACTGTTGCATTTCATTATTATAAACTATAACTAATGGTGGAAGCTAATTTgtcactatatatatatatatatatgttgtcaGGGGCAACTCCGAAAATGGTGCTGGATTTGATGAATGTGAAGGGGCTTACCATAACCCACGTCAAGAGCCATCTTCAGGTTAAAGTGAGAGAACCCTAGCTTTACTTATTAATAGCTAGGGTTAAGAATTCTTAATCAAGGATTTTGCCTTATgacatcacacacacacaaacacaaaaacacaaACAAATAATAAGATGTAGATATACAAAATGTTCGTTGGTTTTAAGTTACACAACATTTTGTGACGGACAGATGTACAGAAGCATCAAGCAGGAGCATATGATGCAAGGTACGTAAGTtcttgatatattatttgcCCCAATGaagttttttgaaattttatcgtCCCTGATCCTAGAGTACCGACTCCACCCTAGCTAGATATTAATAAGAAATTTGACGTAATTAATTACTGTTGGTATTGAATATGTATGTTGACCTCAGAAGCAGAAGCAACGAAAAACAAGAAGGTGCGACCACCCACTCCACCGCAACCAAATATTGATCATGTACGAACTTCAGGTAACTCCAACCACTACAAGTATCAGGGACCGGTTGCCACCTATCATGAGTTCTGGCCCTCATGTGAAGAAACCGTCACCCGTTTCGTCCCCGGACTTATCCGTCCAACAACCACCAGGCCTGTAATATTGGCGTAAGATTGTCTACATGCATTTTGTTTACTGCACATATATGATGCTATATATATTATGAGAACCGTGGTaacacatatatatacagtACCTTTTAAAAATATGGAGTATACGATTTATTCGAAAGATATCAATTTGATGACAGAGTATTTGCAATAAAACTTAATTTAGTTTGGTGTTCTAAATCGTAGGCTAGAGAAGCTCCCAATCAAAAGGGACGAATTAACTGAACAACGTCCACATTTCTCATCATTTGCAAGGGAAATACAATTGGGGTGTTATGATCAGAAGTCCAATATTGCTCCTGTCCTTTCAAAAGATTATTTCAGGAATAATCCCCCCTTTCAAGTAAGTACAAAGCCGCTCTACGTAAATTCTAGCgagatttttttataattatatgtttGATGACCATTAATATCCatcggtatatatatatatatctgttaACTATGTGGTTTAGATATATTATATAACAATTTTAAAAGTATATTTGCAGGAGAAGCTGCAAGTGTTGCAAGATGTGAAAAGTTCTACTGGTTACAGGTATCCAAGGTCCATCGTAGAAGATCAAGAATGTGAGTTCAAAAGGGGTAGAATGGAAAGTGATCAGAGGAGAAGCTTACAGGCATCGACCTCCATAGATGTGAATCATGATCTTATTTCTCTGGAGCTAACTCTTGGTTAATTATATGACTAACTAGCATGTGTAACATGCCAGAGTGATTTTCGTGGGGCATTATATATATTGATTGACCTGTGTTAAATTTGCATGGACCGCTGAAAAGTTTTATTAGGACAAGTGATCATATAACATTTGTGTTGATTACTTTGATGAATATTTTATCCTGGCCTGGAGCCAGCCAGCTTTAATTCCCAAAAGCTCCTCCCCACGGGTAACATACTCATGCATCAAGCTTTGACCTCCTGGAGTCGGGTTCTCAAATTAGGTAGGCACTTGGTAATTGGATCTTGGTTTGATGCAGTTATTTTATGTTGAAGCACAAATATTGCATGATCGAATTGttatgtgacgacccgagttctaatatctcatttaatcaaatcatcataattaatagacaagaatcaaagtctaaacaaaataattttttttttttttttaaaatttgagcacctcgctcgatcggtgaaaagctgccgatcgagcgagcatgtaatgcccagaatta comes from the Henckelia pumila isolate YLH828 chromosome 1, ASM3356847v2, whole genome shotgun sequence genome and includes:
- the LOC140888678 gene encoding uncharacterized protein, with the translated sequence MVLDLMNVKGLTITHVKSHLQVKMYRSIKQEHMMQEAEATKNKKVRPPTPPQPNIDHVRTSGNSNHYKYQGPVATYHEFWPSCEETVTRFVPGLIRPTTTRPVILALEKLPIKRDELTEQRPHFSSFAREIQLGCYDQKSNIAPVLSKDYFRNNPPFQEKLQVLQDVKSSTGYRYPRSIVEDQECEFKRGRMESDQRRSLQASTSIDVNHDLISLELTLG